A genomic window from Pyxicephalus adspersus chromosome 2, UCB_Pads_2.0, whole genome shotgun sequence includes:
- the LOC140324881 gene encoding cornifelin homolog, with the protein MMQTNVGVQPVGVQPMSVSSTMMSIQQPEAWGSGICDCCDDMGICCCAFWCFPCFQCSTVSQFGECLCLPLMDPGCAGYCGNSMVCPPVSMAMRAAVRERYKIRGSICDDCCTLYWCLSCTWCQMAREIKRRKQPIRVVTAQTTSVNMALNPQPYQAPQPYPQPYQPYPPAKY; encoded by the exons ATGATGCAGACAAATGTGGGAGTCCAGCCCGTTGGGGTGCAGCCAATGAGCGTTTCATCAACAATGATGAGCATCCAGCAGCCAGAAGCTTGGGGTTCAGGAATCTGTGACTGCTGCGATGACATGGGAATAT GTTGCTGCGCCTTCTGGTGCTTCCCGTGTTTCCAGTGCAGTACAGTCAGTCAATTTGGGGAATGTCTGTGCCTCCCCCTGATGGATCCAGGATGTGCAGGATATTGTGGGAACAGCATGGTCTGTCCGCCTGTCTCAATGGCCATGAGAGCAGCTGTGAGGGAGCGATACAAAATTCGT GGTTCCATCTGTGATGACTGCTGTACCCTCTATTGGTGCCTTAGCTGCACTTGGTGTCAAATGGCTCGGGAAATCAAGAGGCGCAAACAGCCGATCAGAGTTGTGACGGCACAGACCACCTCAGTGAATATGGCCCTGAACCCTCAGCCTTACCAAGCACCGCAGCCCTACCCACAGCCCTACCAGCCATACCCTCCAGCAAAGTACTAG
- the LOC140324872 gene encoding thialysine N-epsilon-acetyltransferase-like — protein MESDKRLLSGLIMVILRGQAGAGVHRSRGGEGVIISDIKGFISVSDIVLQIHCGSSEAVPCPVIGQCWERACPDHSFYQQFSVLLSQELAEYEKISNYITLTEEALFQDGFGESAWFRCVVAELLEGERSESGLPLAGYALFANSYSSWTGRTLHLEDLYVSPQFRGRGIGKMLMRKVAQLCLSLGCARLQLSVLDWNHKAIAFYQSRGGRNLSEEEGWYLFRFLPDDLRQMISKDRAGNPTPS, from the exons ATGGAGAGTGATAAACGTCTGCTATCCGGCCTTATCATGGTGATCCTCAG AGGTCAGGCTGGGGCTGGGGTACATAGGTCAAGGGGGGGTGAGGGGGTAATTATTTCAGATATTAAAGGATTTATTTCCGTGTCAG ATATTGTGCTGCAGATACATTGTGGCTCCTCTGAGGCAGTACCCTgccctgtgattggacaatgctGGGAGAGGGCGTGTCCTGATCATTCATTTTATCAGCAATTCTCTGTTCTTCTTTCTCAGGAGCTGGCGGAGTACGAAAAGATCAGCAACTACATCACCCTGACTGAGGAAG CTTTGTTTCAGGATGGATTCGGGGAGTCCGCCTGGTTTCGCTGTGTGGTTGCCGAGCTGCTGGAGGGTGAAAGAAGTGAGAGTG GGCTCCCATTGGCCGGATATGCTCTGTTTGCCAACAGTTACAGCAGCTGGACAGGGCGGACACTCCACCTAGAGGACCTGTATGTGTCACCGCAGTTCAGAG GACGCGGAATCGGGAAGATGCTGATGAGAAAAGTTGCTCAG CTCTGCCTGTCTCTGGGCTGTGCCCGCCTGCAGCTATCAGTCCTGGATTGGAACCACAAGGCCATCGCCTTCTACCAGTCCCGCGGGGGCCGGAACTTGTCTGAAGAGGAAGGATGGTACTTGTTCCGCTTCCTGCCGGATGACCTCCGCCAGATGATCTCTAAGGACCGGGCCGGGAACCCTACACCATCATAA
- the CHRNB1 gene encoding acetylcholine receptor subunit beta, giving the protein MLLLCWAILQGATAQSNNKEGILRSILFKNYNVHVRPTRTPQEKVTVQVGMSLSQLISLVSLNXXLTTKVYMNMAWNDLRLTWDPSQYGGIESLRIPSDTVWKPDIVLMNNNNGEFDVGLAVDVLVNWKGNITWEPPSLYQSSCPIEVQYFPFDWQNCSMVFRSQTYEADEVTLVHPRDAQGNEITQAVIFANTFEENGQWEIRHRSSRKNTIPTDPLYEDITFYLVIRRKPLFYIVNIIIPCILITILAIFVFYLPPDAGEKMTLSIFALLTLTVFLLLLADKVPETSLKVPIIVNYLMFTMILVTFSVILSVVVLNLHHRSPNTHHMPQWVRQIFILQLPRYLRISRPKPEPPLPAQPPSRHVAAPRHADEYFIRRPENDFIFPKPERYQTAAFSRDMKWFLDGPSLGVALPPDLQSAISAIRYLAQQLQEQEDYDALKEDWQYVAMVVDRLFLWTFIIFTTLGTLTIFLDASFNSPPDTPFP; this is encoded by the exons ATGCTGCTACTATGCTGGGCAATTCTGCAAG GGGCAACGGCACAAAGCAACAACAAGGAGGGAATACTCCGCAGTATACTATTCAAGAATTACAATGTCCATGTCCGACCCACCCGGACCCCCCAGGAGAAGGTGACAGTACAAGTGGGCATGAGCCTGTCCCAGCTCATCAGCCTAGTAAGTTTGAAC NNNNNNTTGACCACCAAGGTTTACATGAACATG GCCTGGAATGACCTCCGTCTCACCTGGGACCCATCACAATATGGTGGGATCGAGTCTCTGCGGATCCCCTCGGACACTGTGTGGAAGCCGGATATTGTCCTCATGAACAA CAATAATGGAGAATTTGATGTTGGACTCGCAGTTGATGTCTTGGTCAATTGGAAAGGCAACATCACTTGGGAGCCACCGTCCCTCTATCAAAGCAGCTGCCCCATCGAG GTTCAGTACTTCCCCTTCGACTGGCAGAATTGCAGCATGGTTTTTCGATCTCAGACCTACGAGGCAGATGAGGTGACCCTGGTGCACCCAAGGGATGCCCAGGGAAACGAGATCACCCAAGCTGTCATCTTTGCCAATACATTTGAAG aAAATGGCCAGTGGGAGATTCGACATCGATCCTCCCGTAAGAACACAATACCAACAGACCCCTTATATGAGGACATCACATTTTACTTGGTCATCCGAAGGAAGCCACTCTTCTATATTGTCAACATCATCATTCCATGCATTCTTATTACCATTCTGGCCATCTTTGTGTTCTACCTTCCCCCGGATGCAG GTGAAAAGATGACGCTGTCCATCTTTGCTCTTCTCACACTTACTGTCTTCTTGCTGCTTCTGGCTGATAAAGTCCCTGAGACCTCATTGAAGGTCCCCATCATTGTCAACTATCTCATGTTTACCATGATCCTGGTCACCTTCTCTGTCATCCTGAGTGTAGTGGTTCTGAACCTTCACCATCGATCACCCAACACCCATCACATGCCCCAGTGGGTGCGGCAG ATTTTTATCCTTCAACTCCCCCGCTATCTCCGGATCAGCCGACCAAAACCTGAGCCGCCTCTTCCAGCTCAGCCTCCATCCCGCCATGTGGCAGCCCCGCGTCACGCCGATGAGTACTTCATCCGTAGACCAGAGAACGACTTCATCTTCCCCAAACCTGAAAG GTACCAGACAGCAGCCTTCTCACGAGATATGAAATGGTTCTTGGATGGTCCAAGTTTGGGAGTGGCCCTCCCCCCAGATCTACAATCTGCAATCAGCGCCATCCGTTATCTCGCCCAGCAGCTGCAGGAGCAGGAGGACTACGACGCG ctaAAGGAGGACTGGCAGTACGTGGCCATGGTGGTCGATCGTCTCTTTCTCTGGACTTTCATCATATTTACCACTCTGGGGACGCTGACCATCTTCCTGGATGCAAGCTTTAATAGCCCACCAGATACCCCGTTCCCCTGA